A genome region from Candidatus Protochlamydia phocaeensis includes the following:
- the aspS gene encoding aspartate--tRNA(Asn) ligase, with the protein MARILASDLSHYLNQPVELRGWLNNVRAFGKLNFLILRDRSGFAQIVIEDKAEYQKIASLQAGSVLRVKGTAVPSSHAELGVEVIQPSLEVEVPVQEAPLVEYYKPEIPSDLEFILDHRPIALRNRQLQAVFKIQAEMTHAFRLYMHDVVKAVEYFAPNMIGASSEGGCEFFNVDFFGYPATLAQSSQLYKQIMVGVNERVYALMPFFRAENSNTTRHLTEGKQFEFEMGFFEDWHEILDVQEGCLKFMINHLQTTCAPEIKTLGNQLVRAPLNVPFPRLTFAEAQEIYFKRTGIDERQEPDLSPAAEKELCRYAFEEFGTDLIFITDWLTSKRPFYAYPTDGHPILSNTFDLLCGGTEITSGGQRRHMYDSMIEGIKSKGMDPANFTDYLSIFKYGMPPHGGFGMGLERLTMTLLGLKNIREASLFPSDPKRIAGNRIKAKIFFGSENIRNEIIRLIKKNEMEFQHLVHNPAATAEASTAASGAAREGGIKSLILKGKNTRKNYQISIPSTLKLDMKVVAEMVGEKCEFEDPAIVSERFGLIVGAVPPFGHLLNLDTFFDERISQAEHAIFSCGLQTESIKMRSKDLVALVQPKFGRLAKE; encoded by the coding sequence ATGGCAAGAATATTAGCCTCTGATTTATCGCATTATCTGAATCAACCTGTTGAGTTGCGGGGGTGGTTGAATAATGTCCGCGCCTTTGGAAAACTCAATTTTCTTATTTTGCGCGACCGTTCCGGTTTTGCCCAAATTGTCATAGAAGACAAGGCAGAATATCAAAAAATTGCCTCTCTCCAAGCCGGGTCTGTTTTAAGAGTAAAGGGAACGGCCGTCCCCTCTTCGCATGCAGAACTTGGCGTAGAAGTGATTCAACCGTCTTTGGAAGTGGAAGTTCCCGTTCAAGAGGCTCCTCTTGTGGAATACTATAAGCCCGAGATCCCTTCCGATTTAGAGTTTATTTTAGACCACCGCCCCATTGCCCTGCGCAATCGGCAGCTGCAGGCTGTTTTCAAAATCCAAGCCGAAATGACCCACGCCTTCCGTCTCTATATGCATGACGTCGTGAAAGCTGTAGAATATTTTGCTCCCAATATGATTGGCGCATCGTCTGAAGGGGGATGCGAATTTTTTAATGTCGACTTTTTCGGCTATCCCGCCACTCTGGCGCAAAGTAGCCAGCTTTATAAACAGATTATGGTCGGCGTCAATGAGCGCGTGTATGCTTTAATGCCTTTCTTCCGGGCCGAAAATTCCAATACGACACGCCACTTGACAGAAGGCAAGCAGTTTGAATTTGAAATGGGTTTTTTTGAAGATTGGCATGAAATCCTCGATGTGCAGGAAGGCTGCTTGAAATTCATGATCAACCATCTTCAAACAACATGCGCGCCTGAGATTAAAACGCTTGGCAACCAGCTTGTCAGAGCGCCGCTTAATGTCCCCTTTCCCCGCCTGACTTTTGCCGAAGCGCAGGAGATCTATTTTAAGAGAACGGGTATCGACGAACGCCAAGAGCCGGACTTAAGCCCTGCAGCGGAAAAAGAGCTTTGCCGATACGCTTTTGAAGAATTTGGTACGGACCTTATTTTCATTACAGACTGGCTGACAAGCAAGCGCCCTTTTTATGCTTATCCGACAGATGGCCACCCTATTTTAAGCAATACCTTCGACTTATTATGCGGCGGCACGGAAATTACCTCCGGAGGACAGCGCCGCCATATGTATGATTCCATGATTGAAGGGATTAAATCCAAAGGAATGGATCCTGCGAATTTTACGGATTATCTAAGCATATTTAAATATGGCATGCCTCCCCATGGCGGTTTTGGTATGGGCCTTGAGCGCTTGACCATGACGCTTTTAGGATTGAAGAACATCCGGGAAGCTTCCCTGTTTCCATCCGATCCGAAGCGCATTGCAGGCAATCGCATTAAGGCTAAGATCTTTTTTGGCAGTGAAAATATTCGCAATGAGATCATTCGCTTAATTAAAAAGAACGAAATGGAATTTCAACATCTCGTTCACAATCCAGCAGCAACCGCAGAGGCATCGACAGCTGCTAGCGGCGCTGCAAGAGAAGGGGGCATCAAATCACTCATTTTAAAGGGAAAAAATACAAGAAAGAACTACCAAATCAGTATTCCTTCCACGCTCAAATTAGATATGAAGGTTGTCGCCGAAATGGTCGGGGAGAAATGCGAATTTGAAGATCCTGCGATTGTCAGCGAGCGCTTCGGGCTGATCGTAGGAGCTGTTCCTCCCTTTGGACATCTGCTCAATTTGGATACCTTCTTTGACGAGCGCATTTCTCAGGCAGAACATGCCATTTTCAGTTGTGGACTGCAGACAGAGTCCATAAAAATGAGATCCAAAGATTTGGTCGCGCTTGTCCAACCCAAATTTGGACGCTTGGCCAAAGAATAA
- a CDS encoding class I SAM-dependent methyltransferase: MNEVNLILPGIADGEDKSSPLANRLRKNYRHLRKWAKRSNTDCFRLYDRDIRQYPVAIDFYAGRFSVNYFSPKREEEDPPLELVEEITKALQMVFGIQGDEIYWRIRAKHKKTRQYEKIGESKEFFTAYEYGIKFYINLTDYLDTGLFLDHRETRRLVASVSQGKRVLNLFAYTCSFSVQAAAAGAIFTKSVDMSNTYTAWGRENFTLNSLSLKNNPVVRADCLKFLEEEVRTGINYDVIIIDPPTISRSKKMDQLFDIQEDYVFLISKALQLLSKEGIIFFSTNSRKFVLDETRFPACSFAEISHQTIPIDFQDQKIHRCWKITFK, encoded by the coding sequence ATGAACGAAGTTAATTTGATTTTACCTGGGATTGCGGATGGAGAAGATAAAAGCTCGCCCCTTGCCAATCGCCTCAGAAAGAATTACCGGCATTTGCGTAAATGGGCCAAGCGCTCTAATACAGACTGTTTTCGCTTGTATGATCGCGACATTCGGCAATATCCGGTGGCCATTGATTTTTATGCTGGGCGTTTCAGCGTCAACTATTTTTCTCCTAAAAGAGAAGAGGAAGACCCTCCCTTAGAATTAGTAGAAGAAATCACAAAAGCATTGCAAATGGTATTTGGCATTCAAGGCGATGAAATTTATTGGCGCATACGTGCCAAGCATAAAAAGACACGCCAGTATGAGAAAATTGGCGAGTCTAAGGAATTTTTTACCGCATATGAATATGGCATTAAATTTTACATTAATTTAACCGATTATCTGGATACAGGTCTTTTTCTTGATCACCGAGAAACCCGTCGGCTGGTCGCGTCTGTTTCGCAAGGAAAGCGGGTGCTCAACCTCTTTGCCTATACGTGTTCCTTTAGCGTTCAGGCAGCAGCAGCTGGAGCAATTTTCACTAAAAGCGTGGATATGTCCAATACCTATACAGCATGGGGAAGGGAAAACTTTACCCTTAATTCGCTTTCTCTAAAAAACAATCCGGTGGTTCGCGCCGATTGCTTAAAGTTTTTGGAAGAAGAAGTGCGGACCGGAATAAACTATGATGTGATCATCATTGATCCGCCGACTATTTCGCGTTCAAAAAAGATGGACCAGCTGTTCGATATTCAAGAAGATTATGTTTTTCTCATTTCTAAAGCGCTTCAGCTTTTATCTAAAGAGGGAATAATTTTCTTTAGTACAAATTCTCGCAAATTTGTTTTGGATGAAACACGCTTTCCGGCTTGTTCGTTTGCGGAGATTTCCCATCAGACCATTCCCATCGATTTTCAAGATCAAAAAATCCATCGCTGCTGGAAAATCACGTTTAAATAA
- a CDS encoding FAD-dependent oxidoreductase, which yields MHTFEISKGFNLSKLTTIQSNVPSFIKAGHAILNIHHFGLKILERLNHNKPSLSLSCLFGSSSLQKTWNQEFKLLSSSDFASVSKIANLHAENPVNPMQDFMKSLSAKTQDKGQMIQSIEKKDLSTYQFSSQILDVVSENGEFRTIRLQRPKDWDFQPGQYVEIRGKEGSKPAILAIASGIGDDYIEITAKPNINPDHANYCLNRIPGEELLITGPLGSNFPVHLVSSEAPVLLLGGGSGLTALRSVMESLPMDANAKLIYSTKNAQNLLYHDEIEQWKSEGHIISLTQDKQADFAEGRITDHLKTYDFKPNTLIFICGPKEMVLETANMLAAQGIPREYIYGSLPATAKDGGPVYRGDHPKMMMV from the coding sequence ATGCATACTTTTGAAATTTCTAAAGGATTTAATTTATCTAAATTAACTACCATTCAATCTAATGTTCCCTCTTTTATTAAGGCGGGGCATGCAATTTTAAATATTCATCATTTTGGTTTAAAAATTTTAGAACGACTAAATCATAACAAACCCTCTTTATCTTTGTCTTGTCTTTTTGGCTCGTCTTCTTTGCAAAAGACATGGAATCAGGAATTCAAGCTTCTTTCCTCTTCTGATTTCGCATCTGTCAGTAAAATTGCCAATTTGCATGCAGAAAATCCGGTCAATCCTATGCAGGATTTTATGAAATCTCTATCCGCCAAAACACAAGATAAAGGCCAAATGATTCAGAGCATTGAGAAAAAAGATCTTTCAACCTATCAATTCTCTTCTCAAATTTTAGATGTTGTCAGTGAAAATGGCGAATTTCGGACAATTCGGCTTCAGCGTCCCAAAGACTGGGATTTCCAGCCTGGACAATATGTGGAGATAAGAGGCAAAGAAGGCAGCAAGCCGGCTATTCTAGCGATTGCTTCAGGGATAGGAGACGATTACATTGAAATTACGGCTAAACCAAACATTAATCCGGACCATGCGAATTATTGCCTTAATCGCATTCCTGGAGAAGAGCTTCTTATTACAGGACCATTAGGAAGCAATTTCCCCGTTCATCTGGTCTCTTCCGAAGCCCCGGTTCTTTTACTTGGCGGAGGTTCCGGGTTGACGGCACTGAGAAGCGTCATGGAGAGTTTGCCTATGGATGCAAATGCCAAACTGATTTATAGCACAAAGAATGCTCAAAACCTTCTTTATCACGATGAAATTGAACAATGGAAATCGGAGGGGCATATTATTAGCTTAACACAGGATAAGCAGGCTGATTTTGCTGAAGGCCGTATTACCGATCACCTTAAAACTTACGACTTCAAACCCAATACCCTTATTTTTATTTGCGGTCCGAAAGAAATGGTCTTGGAAACAGCCAATATGCTGGCTGCGCAAGGCATTCCTCGGGAATATATTTATGGCAGCTTGCCTGCCACTGCTAAAGATGGGGGACCTGTCTACCGAGGCGATCACCCCAAAATGATGATGGTTTAA
- a CDS encoding tetratricopeptide repeat protein, whose amino-acid sequence MTIKFIDIIETLNPLPTACIQREEASSLKEKNHEGRLYVKVGTTLTQHSLLSWWRVSHLVKSVAATAFALIGIPLIFSSYRHFLVHSWKQSVTGQELTKLYLLKTVYLNFLESSRPQNPVSVPLNPVLPHPTPSDPGPEQSSPSSSQPSENQGTPTFDLDLTDPTLTPDQIKAAFISFLQANPNNADVHAQYASFLHRSGDLNLADEEYRRATELNPDDHLIIENYLRFLVSQNKMEEIKQFLQERLSQQPNHLFCLSMYLSLLIHLEEWDVCDDLCQTIAALTPNEKDISDYVELVQMCAKHLIKRNKEEEAERIYQKLVASFPHNSHALAYYARFLEIEGKADSENLNLDQLNQALALYKRAIETEDASSTIKDNYFDLIKDLGKEKEIELSYLAQLEHNPNDVQVLANYAYFLEKQGEDRWEEAAQQYQKLLSITPQNFDASENYVAILEQLGHFSKIEQYFQEQLQRNPQDEELLYNFIHFLNRYAQVLEDRGHTEEAAQTYKRQLTLYPNRDNYDYDWTLNKYMNLLKQIGKENEIEQYFEELLRSNPSDEKTLNNFSHFLDYYAQSLKDQGHTEEAAQKSKRQLTLYPNRDSYDYKLTLDKYMDLLKQIGKENEIEQYFEELLQSNPSDEQILNNFRRFLDYYAQSLKDQGHLEEAAQKYRRQLTLYPNRNSYDYDWTLDKYMDLLKQIGKENEIEQYFEEQLRSHPEDKVLLNYLSNFLSNQAWCLEREGNAEEAVQQYKKLLALNVDYDEWPYIQLLKNLNKLDEINLYYQEKLKKDAKNERILFRYADFLEDIGQKEQAIDIYKKLLEIAPTYERAIRSYMTLLKELGKEKEAEAFCLSGLQKNPSSEELLYNYANLLEEQKRPEEAIQHYKKLLELVPDHHSVNTYIRLLGQLKRWDEVERYYQDKLSQDADNENILSGYANFLEESDQTDRAIDIYKKLLELKPDDEWTMHSYINLLGKLNKEGEIERLCQARLQTNPNNTWFLHAYAKVLEKQNRFVEAAKHYKDLLTIDPLHGYGWTLQSYIDVLDKSNQFDEIERVYEERLQSDSRNEHFLGNYARWLEKQKKWEKALEYYKKLLIVNPSLSHIQNRCNNLIKRLSSKQ is encoded by the coding sequence ATGACAATAAAATTTATTGATATTATAGAAACTCTTAATCCTTTACCTACAGCCTGTATCCAACGCGAAGAGGCAAGCAGCCTCAAAGAAAAAAATCACGAAGGCCGCCTCTATGTTAAAGTAGGCACCACACTTACTCAGCATTCGCTTTTATCTTGGTGGCGAGTTTCGCATCTCGTTAAAAGTGTCGCCGCAACCGCATTTGCGCTTATTGGCATTCCCTTGATTTTTTCTTCTTATCGTCATTTTCTTGTGCATAGTTGGAAGCAAAGTGTAACTGGTCAAGAATTGACCAAGCTTTATTTACTAAAAACAGTTTACTTAAATTTTTTAGAATCAAGCCGTCCTCAAAATCCGGTATCGGTTCCCCTTAATCCAGTTTTGCCCCACCCAACCCCTTCCGATCCGGGACCTGAGCAATCCTCCCCTTCCAGCTCTCAGCCTTCCGAAAATCAAGGTACGCCTACGTTCGATTTAGATCTCACAGATCCAACGCTCACTCCAGACCAGATTAAGGCAGCTTTTATCAGCTTTTTGCAAGCCAATCCAAACAATGCCGATGTTCATGCCCAATATGCCTCTTTTTTACATCGTAGCGGAGATTTAAATCTGGCAGATGAAGAATATAGACGGGCAACAGAGCTTAATCCCGACGATCACTTGATTATAGAAAACTATCTTAGATTTCTTGTTAGCCAAAACAAAATGGAGGAAATAAAACAGTTTCTTCAAGAAAGGTTAAGCCAACAGCCCAATCATTTATTTTGTCTAAGTATGTATCTTAGCCTTTTAATCCACCTCGAAGAATGGGACGTTTGCGATGATCTTTGTCAAACAATTGCAGCTTTAACGCCTAATGAAAAGGATATCTCAGACTATGTCGAGCTTGTCCAAATGTGTGCTAAACATTTAATAAAACGAAATAAAGAAGAAGAGGCTGAGCGGATTTATCAAAAACTGGTCGCTTCATTCCCCCATAATAGCCATGCTTTGGCCTATTACGCTAGATTTTTAGAAATTGAAGGTAAGGCCGATTCCGAAAATTTAAATCTCGATCAGTTAAATCAAGCCCTTGCCCTTTATAAACGAGCAATAGAGACAGAAGACGCTTCATCCACTATCAAAGACAATTATTTCGATCTCATAAAAGACCTTGGAAAAGAAAAGGAAATTGAGCTTTCTTATCTCGCTCAATTAGAGCATAACCCAAATGATGTCCAGGTTTTGGCTAATTACGCGTATTTTTTAGAAAAACAGGGAGAGGACAGATGGGAAGAAGCTGCTCAGCAATATCAGAAGCTGCTAAGTATCACCCCTCAAAATTTTGATGCCTCAGAAAACTACGTTGCTATTCTAGAGCAGCTAGGGCATTTTTCCAAAATAGAGCAATATTTCCAAGAGCAACTGCAGCGCAATCCTCAAGATGAAGAGCTTTTATACAATTTTATCCATTTTTTAAATAGATATGCACAAGTATTAGAAGACCGAGGCCATACAGAAGAAGCAGCCCAAACATATAAAAGGCAGCTAACGCTTTATCCTAACCGCGATAACTATGATTATGATTGGACCTTAAATAAATATATGAATCTCTTAAAACAGATAGGAAAAGAAAATGAGATCGAACAATACTTTGAAGAGTTGCTGAGGAGCAATCCAAGCGATGAAAAAACTTTAAATAATTTTAGCCATTTTTTAGATTATTATGCCCAGTCATTAAAAGACCAAGGCCATACAGAAGAAGCGGCCCAAAAATCTAAAAGGCAGCTAACGCTTTATCCTAACCGCGATAGCTATGATTATAAGTTGACCTTAGATAAATATATGGATCTCTTAAAGCAGATAGGAAAAGAAAATGAGATCGAACAGTACTTTGAAGAGTTGCTGCAGAGCAATCCAAGCGATGAACAGATTTTAAATAATTTTAGGCGTTTTTTAGATTATTATGCCCAGTCATTAAAAGACCAAGGCCATTTAGAAGAAGCAGCCCAAAAATATAGAAGGCAGCTAACGCTTTATCCTAACCGAAACAGCTATGATTATGATTGGACCTTAGATAAATATATGGATCTCTTAAAACAGATAGGAAAAGAAAATGAGATCGAACAATACTTTGAAGAGCAGCTGAGGAGCCATCCGGAAGATAAAGTTCTTTTAAATTACTTATCCAACTTTTTAAGCAACCAAGCATGGTGTTTAGAAAGAGAAGGCAATGCAGAAGAGGCGGTTCAGCAATATAAAAAATTATTGGCGCTTAATGTTGATTATGATGAGTGGCCTTATATTCAACTATTAAAAAATTTGAATAAGCTGGACGAGATTAATCTCTACTACCAAGAGAAACTCAAAAAAGATGCTAAGAACGAGCGAATTTTATTCCGTTACGCGGATTTCTTAGAGGATATAGGCCAAAAAGAACAAGCGATTGACATATATAAAAAACTATTGGAGATTGCTCCGACTTATGAACGGGCTATCCGTTCTTATATGACTCTCTTAAAAGAGTTAGGTAAAGAGAAAGAAGCCGAAGCATTCTGCTTATCCGGGTTGCAAAAAAACCCTAGCAGCGAAGAACTTTTATACAACTACGCCAATCTTTTAGAAGAGCAAAAACGACCAGAAGAAGCCATCCAGCATTATAAAAAATTATTGGAGCTCGTTCCCGATCATCATTCTGTAAACACCTATATTCGCCTCTTAGGGCAGTTGAAGAGATGGGATGAGGTCGAACGCTACTATCAGGACAAGCTCAGCCAAGATGCTGACAATGAAAACATTTTATCCGGCTACGCTAATTTTTTAGAGGAAAGCGATCAAACAGACCGTGCGATTGACATATATAAAAAATTATTGGAGCTTAAACCAGATGATGAATGGACGATGCACTCCTATATTAACCTTTTAGGAAAATTAAATAAAGAAGGGGAAATCGAACGGTTGTGCCAAGCAAGATTGCAAACAAATCCGAATAATACATGGTTTTTACATGCGTATGCAAAGGTTTTAGAAAAGCAAAATCGCTTCGTAGAAGCGGCCAAGCATTATAAAGACCTGTTAACAATTGATCCCCTTCACGGTTATGGCTGGACTTTACAATCCTATATTGACGTTTTAGATAAATCGAATCAATTTGACGAAATTGAACGCGTTTATGAAGAGCGGCTGCAAAGTGATTCTCGAAATGAACATTTTTTAGGAAATTATGCCCGTTGGCTAGAAAAGCAGAAAAAATGGGAAAAAGCTCTGGAGTATTATAAAAAATTATTAATTGTTAATCCAAGCCTCTCCCACATTCAAAATCGGTGCAACAATCTGATCAAGCGTTTATCGTCCAAACAGTAG
- a CDS encoding alcohol dehydrogenase catalytic domain-containing protein, which produces MKALVFHSPKKVSIENVPDPTLLKHDDVIVKVTSTSICGTDLHIFNGLLPQKRDLILGHEFMGIIEEVGKGITQFKKGDRVIVSCIISCGHCFFCQHGQPPQCENSNKDHYGPEGRPPNSVGGGVFAYTDLYGGYDGGQAEYVRVPFANHGLRKIEEGFKDEEVLFLTDIFPTGWAAIDRAQLKGGETVVVFGCGPVGIMCQKAAWLNGAGRVIGVDLLDYRLELAHKCARVETLNLNDVNVIDVIRDMTGGRGADVCVDAVGMEANRSIWEKALDLAHAQSGTINALKACISAVRRGGTVSIIGVYATDYSNFPLGQIFDKGLSIHTGPVPLQFYLDHLMQLVKDKKVILDDIITHNFTLEHAAQAYDLFCHKKDNCLKVVLKP; this is translated from the coding sequence ATGAAAGCTCTCGTTTTTCATAGCCCCAAAAAAGTTAGCATTGAAAATGTTCCGGATCCCACTCTACTCAAACACGACGATGTCATTGTAAAAGTTACCTCTACCTCTATTTGCGGAACAGACCTTCATATTTTTAATGGATTGCTTCCTCAAAAAAGAGATCTGATTTTAGGCCATGAATTCATGGGCATTATCGAAGAGGTGGGAAAGGGAATTACCCAATTTAAGAAGGGTGATCGCGTGATCGTTTCTTGCATTATCTCTTGCGGCCATTGTTTTTTCTGCCAGCACGGGCAGCCCCCTCAATGTGAGAATTCAAATAAAGACCACTATGGACCAGAAGGACGTCCACCCAATAGCGTAGGAGGCGGCGTATTTGCCTATACGGATCTCTATGGCGGCTATGATGGCGGTCAGGCTGAATATGTTAGAGTGCCTTTTGCAAATCACGGATTGCGTAAAATAGAAGAAGGCTTCAAGGACGAGGAAGTCCTCTTTCTTACCGATATTTTTCCTACCGGATGGGCAGCCATTGACCGCGCTCAGCTTAAAGGGGGAGAAACTGTCGTTGTATTTGGCTGCGGACCGGTCGGCATTATGTGCCAGAAAGCTGCTTGGCTGAACGGAGCCGGTCGAGTGATCGGCGTAGACCTTCTTGATTACCGGCTTGAATTAGCTCATAAATGCGCTAGAGTAGAAACATTGAATTTGAACGACGTCAATGTCATTGACGTCATTCGGGACATGACTGGCGGAAGAGGCGCCGACGTCTGCGTAGATGCCGTTGGGATGGAGGCCAATCGAAGCATATGGGAAAAAGCGCTCGATCTCGCCCATGCCCAATCCGGGACTATTAACGCCCTTAAAGCCTGCATCAGTGCTGTCCGCCGCGGCGGCACAGTCTCCATTATAGGCGTCTATGCAACTGACTATTCCAATTTTCCACTAGGACAAATTTTCGACAAAGGCCTTTCTATCCATACAGGCCCCGTTCCTTTGCAATTTTATCTGGATCACCTTATGCAACTTGTCAAAGATAAAAAAGTCATTCTGGATGATATTATTACGCATAATTTTACTCTCGAACATGCCGCACAGGCTTATGACCTCTTTTGCCACAAAAAAGACAATTGCCTCAAAGTCGTCCTAAAGCCTTAA
- a CDS encoding aspartyl/asparaginyl beta-hydroxylase domain-containing protein → MNYLQFNEGVAFYNVADFYDMKEIQQNYLIIQKELSQNKIWLHWGSDDYDQSGHCKFLDGDWTVCPLYFGNYPSEGMEVKAQLTNEQRKELMASLPERFPASTELLKHFPRINFAGFSRLHPKSTLAPHRHYNPTSLIFHLGLIIPPGETCGIKVGEQTHIWREAGEAIIFNDNLIHSAWNNSDQERIILYIDFLRPINFLQGLGQS, encoded by the coding sequence ATGAATTATCTTCAATTCAATGAAGGTGTGGCGTTTTATAATGTAGCCGATTTTTATGACATGAAAGAGATTCAACAGAATTATTTGATTATTCAAAAGGAACTCAGTCAAAATAAAATATGGCTTCACTGGGGAAGCGATGATTACGATCAAAGCGGACATTGCAAATTTTTAGATGGAGATTGGACCGTTTGTCCTCTTTATTTTGGCAATTATCCAAGCGAGGGTATGGAGGTTAAGGCGCAATTGACGAATGAACAGAGAAAAGAATTAATGGCTTCCCTTCCAGAGCGCTTTCCGGCTTCTACTGAGCTATTAAAGCATTTTCCTAGAATCAACTTTGCCGGTTTTTCCCGTCTGCATCCCAAAAGCACATTAGCTCCTCACCGCCACTACAATCCCACTTCTTTGATTTTTCATTTGGGCTTGATCATTCCTCCGGGAGAAACCTGTGGAATAAAGGTCGGCGAGCAAACGCATATCTGGAGAGAGGCGGGAGAAGCCATCATCTTCAATGACAATTTAATCCACAGCGCTTGGAATAATTCCGATCAAGAGAGAATTATTTTATATATTGACTTCTTGCGGCCAATAAATTTCTTACAGGGTCTAGGACAGAGCTAG
- a CDS encoding protein-tyrosine phosphatase family protein, translated as MFSTSSLICNSNCLSTNSHMERRTDGELSLQSGPMAKETKLFKEALENDGSRELTEPIDSEPFVSFVPSLQMHLMSPLPGKMNKKKKEICENKAENLNALATHVRDPLAESSIQELWRMVRESTISFDAHPEHFQVLYWDRFSDVHCPKKTIIEVCSMTLHANRVGEGISASSFIASQAPTSFEKPFFWQLAFSMPTFILDLTNARDQKLGVTPYYPISEEAAEFEHMRVEMVKEEEDPDLKELKIYHYSLCNKNQPEIAVNVQRGHFTQWPDGGVISIEELQVCVSHLKNNLDKQRIIHCRAGQGRTGAIIASAILEELIQRKIIHQGNLESELVKLIPQLREQAGDVFVQTKEQFELVLKYGKFLLGL; from the coding sequence ATGTTTTCTACTTCTAGTTTAATTTGTAATTCAAACTGTTTAAGTACTAATTCGCACATGGAAAGAAGAACAGACGGTGAATTAAGCTTGCAATCCGGCCCCATGGCCAAAGAGACGAAATTATTTAAAGAAGCTTTAGAGAATGATGGGTCACGAGAGTTAACTGAACCTATCGATTCCGAGCCATTTGTAAGCTTTGTTCCTTCTCTTCAGATGCATTTAATGAGCCCGCTTCCCGGCAAGATGAATAAAAAAAAGAAAGAGATTTGTGAAAATAAAGCAGAAAATTTAAACGCTTTAGCGACTCATGTAAGAGATCCCTTAGCAGAAAGTTCCATTCAAGAATTATGGAGAATGGTGCGGGAAAGTACGATTTCTTTTGACGCGCATCCTGAGCATTTTCAAGTCTTATATTGGGATCGGTTTTCCGATGTACATTGCCCTAAAAAGACGATTATTGAGGTTTGCTCCATGACTCTTCATGCCAATAGAGTGGGTGAAGGAATAAGCGCTAGCTCTTTTATTGCTTCCCAAGCCCCGACTTCTTTTGAGAAACCTTTCTTCTGGCAGTTAGCCTTTAGTATGCCGACATTCATTCTTGATTTAACTAATGCCAGGGATCAGAAGCTAGGCGTGACTCCTTATTATCCGATAAGCGAAGAGGCGGCGGAATTTGAGCATATGAGAGTGGAAATGGTCAAGGAAGAAGAAGATCCTGATTTAAAGGAATTGAAAATCTATCATTATTCTCTTTGCAATAAAAATCAGCCTGAAATTGCCGTGAATGTGCAAAGGGGACATTTTACCCAATGGCCGGATGGAGGCGTCATTTCCATAGAGGAGTTGCAAGTATGCGTTTCGCATTTAAAGAATAACCTTGATAAGCAAAGAATTATTCACTGTCGGGCTGGACAAGGCAGAACAGGCGCCATTATTGCATCTGCTATTCTAGAAGAGCTTATCCAACGCAAGATTATTCATCAGGGAAATTTAGAGTCGGAATTAGTTAAGTTAATTCCGCAGCTGAGAGAACAGGCGGGAGATGTATTTGTGCAAACGAAAGAGCAATTCGAATTAGTGCTTAAATATGGCAAATTCCTCTTGGGTCTTTAA